In the Podospora pseudocomata strain CBS 415.72m chromosome 5, whole genome shotgun sequence genome, one interval contains:
- a CDS encoding hypothetical protein (EggNog:ENOG503NV1Q; SMCOG1034:cytochrome P450; COG:Q; antiSMASH:Cluster_11) — MTLLSTTVPHLQAAWDVHPYLLLSVPFALYLLISNVRSYLKLRHINGPFLAHFTYVWFVGSVARGKMLNTLQELTYKYGPVCRIGPNDLLVGDFDEVVRINGVRSPYVKSDWYTTIRFDVDGGDSVVSLMDTAEHDVRKAKLIKGYEGRGKGQDKGWMDKVVDKHLVELVRLLREKYVKQGREINWTNVMRYFSADVMVEALMGEAWGDLQTDSDIHKFFEMSDYSTPYIHTVGSWGSLRWLTSSWWFIRKAGPKVTDDHGLGKFISLVREEVSKRFRDPESKKGDMLADWISQGLTSRECELDVILGVIAGADTVAVPMRTIFLYLITSPLVYSKLKDEITTAIKTRTISEPITNQQALKLPYMQAVIHEGLRMMPISAFGFPKRVPAEGDMICGIHVPGGTDIFPNNLAIQRSKKVFGDDVDVFRPERWLIENTRGPEHRSLMVRHIEVIFGHGRWQCPGRMLAWVQLNKVFVEVLRNFDFQVGNPRDPWKLGVYSSVTDDCTYGPLNYTLDPYCPSCGHSRCAYCTYTVGTIKTRDGGGGNRSSSGNLSRPREMQEPLYGSSSAPELETDAKSGIPPARLKDPQLSTNERPQSETGPEGSTSSTFEPSVLSETSFSGQAPAKYRAAVPQPSQIETRKDITSEELHVANDPSKQQWSESKLYPTSVPQARAIKLDELRARPSSKQTSRSTWMSAEVRAYSFKMSHQRAMPRSHGHVGAVTRLHVHVPVSQLQAAIDFAAQAAGPNAHTVTSRRPVEQGGASASSSSQASTNTELPQANSTNSGPRSPHTSTSDEEVNSVLPPFIPTGTKRFLLLCVNTGSLGGVRHRRLANVEVTNTECGGELFQSLRNAYYSLGKSTWNPFLVPETMHYVKFQLLFLQR; from the exons atGACGCTTCTCTCAACCACAGTCCCGCATCTCCAAGCCGCCTGGGATGTCCACCcttacctcctcctctcggTTCCTTTTGCCCTCtacctcctcatctccaatgTCCGATCCTATCTCAAACTCCGACACATCAACGGTCCGTTCTTGGCGCACTTCACCTACGTCTGGTTCGTAGGCAGTGTCGCCCGAGGAAAGATGCTCAACACTCTCCAGGAACTTACCTACAAGTACGGCCCTGTCTGTCGCATCGGCCCGAACGATCTTCTCGTCGgcgactttgacgaggttgTCCGCATCAACGGGGTGCGGTCACCGTATGTGAAGAGCGATTGGTATACTACTATCcggtttgatgttgatgggggggacTCGGTTGTTTCGTTGATGGATACTGCGGAGCATGATGTGCGGAAGGCGAAACTGATTAAGGGGtatgaagggagggggaaggggcagGATAAGGGGTGGATGGATAAGGTTGTGGATAAGCATTTGGTGgagttggtgaggttgttgagggagaagtaTGTCAAgcaggggagggagattAACTGGACGAATGTGATGAGATATTTTAGTGCGGATGTTATGGTGGAGGCTTTGATGGGTGAGGCATG GGGAGACCTTCAGACGGATAGTGATATTCACAAGTTCTTCGAGATGTCGGATTATTCTACGCCTTACATCCATACTGTTGGAAGTTGGGGGAGTCTTAGGTGGCTTACAAGCAGCTGGTGGTTCATTCGCAAGGCTGGGCCGAAGGTGACGGATGATCATGGTTTGGGCAAGTTCATTTC CCTGGTGAGAGAAGAGGTCTCAAAGCGTTTTAGGGATCCCGAATCCAAGAAGGGCGATATGTTG GCCGACTGGATCTCTCAAGGACTTACCTCACGCGAATGCGAGCTTGATGTCATCCTCGGCGTGATAGCAGGGGCCGACACCGTTGCCGTGCCCATGCGAACCATCTTCCTCTATCTCATCACCTCTCCACTCGTCTATTCCAAGCTCAAAGACGAGATCACAACCGCCATCAAGACCAGAACCATCTCAGAACCCATCACAAACCAACAGGCTCTCAAACTACCGTACATGCAAGCTGTTATCCACGAGGGCCTCCGCATGATGCCCATCTCTGCTTTCGGCTTCCCCAAGAGAGTACCCGCGGAGGGAGACATGATTTGTGGCATACACGTCCCTGGTGGAACAGACATCTTCCCTAACAACCTCGCCATTCAACGAAGCAAAAAGGTGTTTGGGGATGACGTCGACGTTTTCCGGCcagagaggtggttgattgAGAACACCCGAGGACCGGAACACCGCAGCTTGATGGTCCGACACATCGAAGTCATCTTTGGTCATGGTAGATGGCAATGCCCGGGGCGGATGCTTGCTTGGGTTCAGCTGAACAAGGTCTTTGTGGAGGTTTTGAGGAACTTTGACTTTCAGGTTGGCAACCCGAGAGATCCTTGGAAGTTGGGGGTTTATAGTTCGGTTACT GACGACTGTACCTATGGGCCCCTCAATTATACCTTGGACCCGTACTGCCCAAGCTGCGGTCACTCGCGATGCGCATATTGCACGTACACGGTGGGTACAATCAAGACAagagatggcggcggcggtaaCCGGTCATCGTCAGGCAATCTGTCGCGCCCCCGGGAGATGCAAGAGCCTCTTTAcggctcttcttctgctcctgAACTAGAAACGGACGCGAAGAGCGGCATACCCCCCGCCAGACTCAAGGACCCTCAATTGAGTACCAATGAACGACCCCAATCCGAGACAGGCCCTGAGGGCagcacctcatccacctttGAACCCTCAGTATTGTCCGAAACGAGCTTTTCCGGGCAAGCTCCGGCCAAATACAGGGCGGCAGTGCCACAGCCCTCCCAAATCGAGACGAGAAAAGACATTACTTCTGAAGAACTCCACGTGGCAAATGACCCCAGCAAACAACAGTGGAGTGAATCCAAGTTATATCCTACTAGCGTTCCCCAAGCACGCGCGATCAAGCTCGACGAGCTAAGGGCTCGTCCTTCTTCGAAACAAACCTCTAGATCCACATGGATGTCAGCAGAAGTCCGTGCCTACA GCTTCAAAATGAGCCATCAGCGAGCCATGCCCAGGTCTCATGGACATGT AGGTGCGGTCACCCGCCTACATGTTCACGTGCCAGTGTCACAGCTCCAAGCCGCCATAGATTTTGCGGCCCAGGCTGCCGGCCCAAATGCCCATACCGTTACCAGCAGGAGACCAGTCGAACAGGGTGGTGCGTCAGCATCCAGCAGTAGCCAGGCCTCGACCAACACAGAGCTGCCACAAGCTAACTCCACAAATTCGGGACCGCGTTCACCCCACACAAGTACGTCGGACGAAGAAGTTAACAGCGTTCTGCCCCCGTTCATACCAACTGGAACCAAGCGGTTTCTCCTGCTATGTGTCAACACGGGTAGTCTTGGTGGAGTCCGTCACCGCAGGCTGGCCAACGTAGAGGTCACTAACACTGAATGTGGCGGGGAACTGTTCCAGAGTCTTCGCAACGCCTATTACTCGTTGGGGAAGAGTACGTGGAACCCATTCCTGGTTCCAGAGACAATGCACTACGTCAAATTCCAGCTTCTGTTTCTCCAAAGGTGA
- a CDS encoding Type I Iterative PKS (SMCOG1022:Beta-ketoacyl synthase; EggNog:ENOG503NWH8; COG:I; antiSMASH:Cluster_11) — MTDAVINTHPDTSSENGNLLLRSSEGGNTSTTTSLETGPTTPPSSNSDPLTCQAPIAICGLALRLPGGINDATSFWDALYNGRDMRTPIPKSRFNALGFSKEHSSVGLVPQHGYFLDHDIAAFDTSFFSCRKAELERMDPQIRQLLEVTRECLENAGETQYRGKRIGCYIGTFGEDWLLMQAKDSLQGGSGHNVGHMDLLLANRVSYEFGLSGPSMVIKTGCSASLVALHEACRVLQAGDADAAVVGGSSLILTPKGYDILTSEGIFSPEGSCKPFDAAADGYGRAEGVNAVFLKRLDDAVRDGNPVRAVIRGSGTNANGHSRDGLISPDSATQAALIRSVYESTGLDVKDTGYIECHGTGTKEGDRKEAIAVADVFGGAGILMGSVKANVGHSEGASGLTSLIKAVLTLEKKVIPPQIKFHNPAPNIPFEQGRLEVPMKPTQWPVDRSERISINSFGIGGANAHVIVETVKEFCPSLVASLIDEKAQNTSSPSLLLVSANCPSSLKQNTDNITNYNHQHQDNLKHLSYTLALHREHLSHRSFVIAGKDGPEEPVPARKADAQPPKVVMVFSGQGAQWPQMGLELLREDPEFRNDISVMNDVLQSSENPPAWSLEDELSKRPEESQIYEAEFSQPLCTALQLALVRSLAGKGIHPDAVIGHSSGEIAGAYAAGVLSLSEAIIIAYYRGFIMKESVRTGAMAAVGLGSEDVTLSLADGATIAAENSPNSTTISGDIPAVEQTMSAVRNAFPEAFCKKLAVNTAYHSSHMNEPATRYLELLRRELPDANQQRKPTIPWYSTVSGDLHEDPIDLSYWATNLTSKVKFLSAARSVMESLPNSVFLEVGPHSQLKGPLRQIVTHKSVAFEYIPTAIRKENSSKTLLTALGSLWQHGLTIDFASFLPGKVLHDLAPYSWNHSTRYWNESRISKDWRQAEFSRHALLGRCIEESSGLEPSWRNLLDVEDEEWLADHKVKGDIVFPFAGYVAMAGEAIRQLTKVETGYSLRNIVVHTALLLHRGKAAEIVTSLRPQRLTEKADSGFYHFSISSFTGSGWIKHCEGLVKPAAKRSVKAENAPTSLPRKVSSQKMYSSFGRIGIEFGPTFRRLKHIEACPVNTHAIGQIEAPLNGLRESSYHIHPTALDACFQMILVAMAKGSGRNIEKLAIPSLIEEIDVHASLTGTTPLAVEAKASIDPKRTEVNARGPDSSLALRLRGFKLSRLDDEEKIDVDRHAACRVTWHSHVDFAKKEALIIPPNTPGTMPKNRLLVEELALLMLLDMEEASRAMEPEAEHLKMYKLWLQRCRLGALEGRYPVLGSEAVSNFLSLEIYDRNTAIKSRLSTLQDRSPEDGIWKAMQRVYMNTEWLLKEDITAIELLIHDGLLRELYRGMTFDVSPFVKSLCVSKPGLRILEIGAGTGGTTSAILEGIVLPGQKPPYAQYTFTDVSAGFFPEAQARFKDQPNMEYRVLDASSNPLEQGFEPQSYDLIVAVNVIHALPSLHESLSGLKTLLRPGGQLLLTEICGHTFVPGLVFGYFPGWWLGAADDRKWAPHVSVARWDTELRAAGFSGVTTTVLDAAEPFHMCTTLLAQAPPVHQLAEIAAGKIALLHDDPDSPVTKKLIYGLESDRYEVLKVKLGEELPSDMLVISTLDHESPFFEDISPTRFQAFQRLCEGYKSEELLWLMPLTSSPGCENPRAGQTPGALGVFRNENSLPFFTLEIADDEPDFARLVIDVLKKIVERDDGRRVEEDHMFVVRGGLVQVPRLESISILTDTTTESHSSVSNTDAIAKRLELGQVGALSSLRWKTYLVDSDGLGPDEVVLETKAVGLNFKDVVGALGLIDFGSDEIPIGVEVSGIISQVGANVKHLVVGDRVAGFNGNGCFSTHAVLHGLNCVKIPDDMQFEQAAAIPVVYITVFYALIEVAHLSAGQTILIHSGCGGVGLAAIQVCQMIGAEVFVTVGSHKKVNYAMEKFGLARDQIFNSRDDSFVEGIMRMTKGQGVDVVLNSLSGPLLHASWKCVAEMGKMIELGKSDILGRGTLDMEPFLQNRSFVCVDTAALALKRPAIMQRSLNQVFQWISEGKLGIHDRIQTFDADEVKTAYCWLQDADHIGKGVVRLPDNLDTIMAAPLERRVCQFDHNATYLLSGGLGGLGKSIATWMAERGARCIIFLTRSAGISQQDKDFIVELRSLGCLGIPVAGCVDNMQDVKRAIAQAPTPVRGVMHLAMVQREAPGITLSHEDWQAAVAPKVDGAWNLHHALSDMPLDFFLMTSSALTIAHQPGESNYAAACTFLESFSHYRRWLGLPSSVLLVGPISGAGFIEENPAAMRKVQGSGFHLLTEREFLDFVEFSVQHQRSQSGGDELQCSDDGHIVMAVRSEVPLSDPKCRAPWRRDPLMGSHHNIVSEAEAGVSKIGTFLTAAEELAFRARGNLTVLEEAGAADVFGLEIGRRVRAIMMSDDQDVDVGQTLQQLGVDSLMAVELRRWWKLTFGVEVTTLEIMGGGTLHDLGTATIKKMRRLVDEQA; from the exons ATGACCGACGCCGTCATTAATACCCATCCAGACACAAGCTCTGAAAATGGGAACCTGCTGTTGAGATCCTCAGAAGGCGGGAAcacatccaccacaacctccctcgAAACTGgacccaccactcccccttcctccaacagTGACCCTCTTACCTGCCAGGCCCCCATCGCAATCTGCGGCCTCgccctccgcctcccaggCGGAATCAACGACGCCACCTCCTTCTGGGACGCCCTCTACAATGGCCGCGACATGCGCACCCCTATCCCCAAAAGCCGCTTCAACGCCCTCGGCTTCAGCAAAGAACACAGCTCCGTCGGCCTCGTCCCGCAACACGGTTACTTCCTCGATCATGACATCGCCGCTTTTGAtacctccttcttcagctgccGCAAGGCCGAGCTAGAACGAATGGACCCCCAGATTCGCCAGCTCCTCGAAGTGACGAGAGAATGTCTCGAGAACGCGGGAGAGACCCAATACCGAGGCAAGCGAATTGGGTGCTACATTGGGACCTTCGGGGAGGACTGGCTGTTAATGCAAGCGAAGGACAGCTTACAGGGCGGGAGCGGACACAATGTCGGTCATATGGATCTTTTGCTCGCCAACCGGGTGTCCTACGAATTTGGCTTGAGTGGGCCAAGCATGGTTATCAAGACGGGGTGTTCCGCTTCGTTGGTTGCTTTGCACGAGGCATGTCGTGTGTTGCAGGCTGGCGATGCggatgctgctgttgttggtgggtcaagcttgatcttgacGCCGAAGGGGTACGATATCTTGACTTCGGAGGGTATCTTCTCGCCTGAAGGATCTTGCAAGCCGTTTGATGCCGCGGCGGATGGGTATGGGCGAGCTGAGGGGGTTAATGCTGTGTTTCTCAAGAGACTTGATGATGCGGTTCGGGATGGGAACCCCGTTAGGGCTGTGATCCGGGGGTCTGGGACCAACGCCAACGGTCATAGCCGCGATGGTCTCATCTCTCCGGATAGTGCCACGCAAGCTGCTTTGATCCGGTCTGTGTATGAGTCTACGGGATTGGATGTCAAAGACACGGGATACATTGAG TGTCATGGAACTGGAACCAAGGAAGGTGACCGCAAAGAAGCCATCGCGGTTGCCGACGTCTTTGGCGGCGCAGGGATTCTAATGGGCTCA GTCAAAGCAAACGTCGGGCATTCCGAAGGGGCGTCTGGCTTGACGAGCTTGATCAAAGCGGTCTTGACGCTGGAAAAGAAAGTCATCCCGCCCCAGATCAAGTTCCACAACCCCGCTCCGAACA TTCCTTTCGAGCAAGGTCGGTTGGAAGTGCCGATGAAGCCAACTCAGTGGCCAGTCGACCGATCAGAACGAATCAGCATCAACTCGTTTGGAATCGGAGGGGCCAACGCTCAC GTGATTGTCGAGACAGTCAAAGAATTCTGCCCAAGTCTGGTGGCAAGTCTGATCGATGAAAAAGCTCAAAACACCAGTTCCCCCTCGCTTCTCCTAGTCTCCGCCAACTGCCCTTCTTCGCTGAAGCAAAACaccgacaacatcaccaactacaaccaccagcaccaagacAACCTCAAACATCTCAGCTACACTCTAGCCTTACATCGGGAGCATTTGAGCCATCGCAGCTTCGTTATTGCTGGAAAGGATGGACCTGAAGAGCCAGTACCAGCCCGTAAAGCAGACGCCCAGCCACCCAAGGTGGTCATGGTTTTCTCCGGACAGGGTGCTCAGTGGCCGCAGATGGGACTAGAGCTACTTAGAGAAGATCCAGAGTTTAGGAACGACATCTCGGTCATGAACGACGTGTTGCAATCCTCGGAGAACCCTCCGGCATGGTCCCTGGAAG ATGAGCTCTCGAAGCGGCCAGAGGAATCCCAGATCTACGAAGCTGAATTCTCTCAGCCACTCTGTACAGCGCTGCAGCTCGCCCTCGTTCGGTCTCTCGCAGGGAAGGGCATTCACCCGGATGCTGTGATCGGTCACTCCAGCGGAGAAATAGCCGGTGCTTATGCAGCAGGAGTGCTAAGTTTGTCAGAGGCTATCATCATCGCATACTACAGGGGCTTTATCATGAAGGAGAGCGTCCGGACTGGTGCTATGGCCGCCGTGGGCTTGGGATCAGAAGATGTGACCCTATCCCTGGCTGATGGTGCAACAATTGCAGCAGAAAACAGTCcaaactcaacaacaatATCTGGCGATATACCTGCTGTTGAGCAGACCATGTCGGCTGTCAGGAACGCATTTCCTGAAGCTTTCTGCAAGAAGCTAGCAGTCAATACGGCCTATCACTCGTCTCACATGAATGAACCCGCTACTCGATATCTGGAGCTTCTTAGACGAGAGCTTCCAGATGCCAACCAACAACGGAAACCAACTATCCCCTGGTACTCAACTGTTTCGGGAGATCTTCATGAGGACCCCATTGACCTCTCGTACTGGGCAACAAATCTCACCTCCAAAGTCAAGTTCCTTTCTGCGGCAAGATCTGTGATGGAGAGCCTTCCGAACTCCGTTTTCTTGGAGGTTGGACCACATTCTCAACTGAAGGGGCCACTGCGGCAGATTGTCACCCATAAAAGCGTTGCGTTCGAGTACATCCCTACGGCCATTCGCAAAGAAAACTCCAGCAAGACCCTCCTCACAGCCTTGGGCTCCCTTTGGCAGCATGGACTGACCATCGACTTCGCCTCATTCCTCCCCGGCAAAGTCCTCCACGATCTGGCACCATACTCCTGGAACCACTCCACTCGTTACTGGAACGAAAGCCGGATCAGCAAAGATTGGAGGCAAGCAGAGTTCAGCCGGCAtgccctcctcggccgctgCATTGAAGAGAGCTCTGGCCTCGAACCCTCCTGGCGTAATCTTCTCGACGTAGAAGACGAAGAGTGGCTTGCTGACCACAAGGTCAAGGGTGACATTGTCTTCCCCTTTGCCGGCTATGTCGCCATGGCGGGTGAAGCAATCCGACAGCTGACAAAAGTTGAGACTGGATACAGCCTGCGGAACATTGTCGTGCACACTGCCTTGCTGCTTCATCGGGGAAAAGCCGCTGAGATTGTGACTTCTCTTCGGCCACAGAGGCTGACAGAAAAAGCAGACTCGGGGTTTTATCACTTTAGCATATCTTCCTTTACGGGATCTGGCTGGATTAAGCACTGTGAAGGCCTGGTAAAGCCGGCGGCCAAGCGCTCAGTGAAGGCCGAGAATGCTCCAACTAGCCTCCCAAGAAAGGTATCTTCCCAAAAGATGTACTCCAGCTTTGGGAGAATCGGTATCGAGTTCGGACCAACGTTCCGCAGGCTCAAGCACATCGAAGCATGTCCCGTTAACACCCATGCTATCGGTCAAATAGAGGCTCCACTGAACGGCCTGAGGGAGTCTTCCTACCACATCCACCCCACCGCACTGGACGCATGTTTCCAGATGATACTGGTGGCCATGGCAAAGGGAAGCGGGAGGAACATTGAGAAGCTGGCTATCCCTTCTTTGATCGAGGAAATCGATGTGCACGCCTCCCTTACCGGCACAACACCGTTGGCTGTCGAAGCGAAAGCTTCCATCGACCCAAAACGCACCGAGGTAAACGCTCGAGGTCCTGATAGTAGTCTTGCCCTTCGACTTCGGGGCTTCAAGCTCTCGCGTCtggacgacgaggagaaaATTGATGTCGACAGACACGCAGCTTGTCGCGTAACATGGCATTCGCATGTGGACTTTGCCAAAAAGGAGGCTCTCATTATTCCGCCAAATACCCCAGGCACCATGCCTAAGAACAGACTTCTGGTTGAGGAGCTCGcgctgttgatgttgctcgACATGGAAGAGGCATCCCGCGCCATGGAACCAGAGGCTGAACACCTGAAGATGTATAAACTGTGGCTTCAGCGATGTCGCCTCGGGGCACTTGAAGGCAGGTACCCGGTCCTCGGCAGCGAAGCTGTGTCCAATTTCCTCAGCCTAGAGATATATGACCGGAATACCGCCATCAAGAGTCGATTGAGCACACTTCAGGACCGCTCCCCAGAAGACGGTATTTGGAAAGCAATGCAAAGGGTCTACATGAACACCGAGTGGCTCTTGAAGGAAgacatcacagccattgagCTTCTCATTCATGACGGTCTACTCAGAGAACTCTACCGAGGCATGACCTTTGACGTTTCCCCTTTCGTCAAGTCTCTCTGTGTGAGCAAACCCGGCCTCCGCATCTTAGAAATCGGCGCCGGCACTGGTGGAACCACCTCAGCAATCCTTGAAGGAATCGTGCTCCCAGGTCAAAAACCCCCTTATGCTCAGTACACCTTTACCGACGTATCCGCAGGCTTCTTTCCTGAAGCTCAAGCCAGGTTCAAGGATCAACCAAACATGGAGTACAGGGTACTTGACGCATCTAGCAATCCTCTCGAGCAGGGCTTTGAGCCTCAAAGCTATGATCTCATCGTGGCTGTCAATGTCATCCATGCGTTGCCCTCGCTGCATGAGTCCCTTTCTGGACTTAAGACTCTCCTACGACCAGGAGGTCAGCTCCTATTGACAGAAATCTGTGGTCACACCTTTGTCCCAGGATTGGTCTTTGGCTATTTTCCTGGCTGGTGGCTGGGGGCAGCTGACGACCGCAAGTGGGCACCGCATGTGTCTGTTGCACGTTGGGACACTGAGCTGCGGGCGGCGGGCTTTTCAGGGGTTACTACCACGGTGCTTGACGCGGCTGAACCTTTCCACATGTGCACCACACTGCTTGCTCAAGCACCCCCGGTACATCAGCTTGCTGAGATCGCTGCTGGAAAGATTGCTCTCCTTCACGACGATCCTGATTCCCCGGTAACCAAGAAGCTCATATACGGCCTTGAGTCTGACCGCTACGAGGTCCTTAAAGTGAAGCTAGGAGAGGAGCTGCCCTCGGACATGCTTGTCATCTCAACACTGGACCACGAGTCGCCCTTTTTCGAGGATATCTCTCCAACCCGATTTCAAGCATTCCAACGCCTCTGCGAGGGATACAAGTCCGAAGAACTTCTCTGGCTGATGCCCCTGACGTCCTCCCCTGGATGTGAGAATCCACGCGCAGGCCAGACCCCTGGAGCATTGGGCGTCTTTCGCAATGAAAACTCACTCCCGTTTTTCACACTTGAAATTGCAGACGACGAGCCAGATTTCGCGCGGCTTGTGATAGATGTCTTGAAGAAGATTGTGGAGCGGGACGACGGGCGTCGTGTTGAAGAAGACCACATGTTTGTTGTTCGAGGGGGACTGGTGCAAGTACCTCGCTTGGAGTCGATTTCTATCCTTACAGACACAACTACTGAAAGCCATTCGTCTGTTTCAAATACGGATGCCATCGCTAAGCGGCTTGAGTTGGGCCAGGTGGGGGCGCTGTCTTCACTTCGTTGGAAGACATATCTTGTCGACAGTGACGGTCTTGGCCCTGATGAGGTGGTGCTTGAAACCAAAGCTGTTGGGTTGAATTTCAAG GATGTCGTGGGTGCCCTAGGGTTGATCGACTTTGGATCCGACGAGATTCCGATTGGCGTCGAAGTGTCAGGCATTATCTCTCAGGTTGGAGCGAACGTCAAGCAtcttgtcgttggtgatcGAGTGGCAGGCTTCAACGGAAACGGTTGCTTCTCGACACACGCTGTCCTCCATGGCCTAAACTGTGTGAAAATCCCCGACGACATGCAGTTTGAACAAGCGGCTGCTATTCCTGTGGTCTATATTACAGTTTTCTATGCCCTTATTGAAGTGGCCCACTTATCAGCCGGTCAG ACTATACTCATCCACTCCGGATGTGGCGGCGTAGGACTTGCTGCCATCCAGGTCTGCCAAATGATCGGTGCCGAAGTGTTCGTTACCGTCGGCTCACACAAAAAGGTCAACTATGCGATGGAGAAGTTTGGACTTGCTCGAGATCAGATCTTCAACTCCCGTGATGATAGCTTTGTTGAGGGCATCATGCGAATGACCAAAGGCCAGGGCGTAGACGTCGTACTAAACTCTCTTTCTGGCCCTCTCCTTCATGCGTCATGGAAATGCGTCGCCGAGATGGGAAAAATGATTGAGCTGGGCAAGTCGGACATCTTAGGACGCGGAACACTTGACATGGAGCCGTTTTTGCAGAACAGATCGTTTGTTTGCGTTGACACAGCAGCCTTGGCGCTGAAAAGACCAGCAATTATGCAGAG GTCACTGAATCAGGTTTTCCAATGGATATCTGAAGGGAAACTGGGGATACACGATCGAATCCAGACCTTTGATGCAGACGAGGTGAAAACAGCATACTGTTGGCTTCAAGACGCTGATCATATTGGCAAGGGCGTCGTCAGACTGCCGGACAATCTCGACACAATTATGGCCGCACCGCTGGAGAGAAGAGTCTGCCAATTCGACCACAATGCTACGTATTTGCTGTCAGGTGGTCTCGGTGGATTGGGCAAGTCGATAGCAACCTGGATGGCGGAGCGAGGTGCTAGGTGCATCATTTTCTTAACCCGAAGCGCAGGCATCAGTCAACAAGACAAGGACTTCATCGTGGAACTGAGAAGCCTCGGGTGCCTTGGCATCCCCGTGGCAGGATGCGTTGACAACATGCAGGATGTCAAGCGTGCAATTGCTCAGGCGCCTACCCCCGTCCGGGGTGTGATGCATCTGGCAATGGTTCAACGAGAAGCTCCAGGAATCACTTTGAGCCATGAAGACTGGCAAGCAGCCGTGGCTCCAAAAGTTGATGGCGCATGGAACCTGCACCATGCTCTCTCTGACATGCCACTCGACTTTTTCTTGATGACAAGCTCAGCTTTGACCATTGCCCATCAACCGGGAGAAAGCAACTACGCGGCGGCCTGCACGTTTCTCGAGTCCTTCTCTCACTATCGACGATGGCTCGGTCTGCCATCAtcggtgctgctggttgGTCCGATCTCTGGGGCCGGCTTCATTGAGGAGAATCCGGCAGCGATGAGAAAGGTCCAAGGATCTGGTTTCCATCTCTTGACAGAGAGGGAATTTCTTGATTTCGTGGAGTTCTCAGTACAACATCAAAGATCACAGAGCGGTGGCGATGAGCTCCAGTGCAGTGATGATGGTCACATCGTCATGGCTGTTCGTTCCGAGGTGCCGTTATCAGATCCGAAATGCCGGGCACCTTGGCGACGAGATCCGCTGATGGGGTCACACCACAACATTGTTAGTGAAGCAGAAGCCGGTGTATCAAAAATCGGCACCTTCCTCACCGCGGCGGAAGAGCTGGCTTTTCGGGCTCGTGGCAATCTGACTGTCCTGGAAGAAGCGGGAGCGGCGGATGTTTTCGGTCTGGAGATTGGAAGACGAGTTCGAGCTATCATGATGTCGGACGATCAGGATGTAGATGTTGGGCAGACGCTGCAACAGCTAGGGGTGGATTCTCTGATGGCAGTTGAACTACGTCGTTGGTGGAAACTGAcgtttggtgttgaggtgaCGACTTTGGAAATCATGGGTGGTGGCACGTTGCATGATTTGGGCACTGCaaccatcaagaagatgaggaggttggtggatgaGCAAGCTTAA
- a CDS encoding hypothetical protein (antiSMASH:Cluster_11) has translation MDQLALLAEQGIQELRSQMIDDKLSVLAVKRDFELLQVRINGMEKLIAHRESSIRSMETSIDSLNTGTEEGKREDMAGVPKCHSHQDPKGSTSDYHERLDTRASHTVSTPTLTESLLATNPKAPLDIQTGIDQKESHTSASANTIHSYGPPTSPDTTQMSKTFFLNLSVSDPDDEAVAMVLRWWSDESMKSRMLQHRVSELVKALQESERQIFAVQSQEQCNEGHIQMLQERMRGFHGRIPHIG, from the coding sequence ATGGATCAGCTCGCTTTATTGGCAGAACAGGGGATCCAAGAGCTAAGAAGCCAAATGATCGACGATAAACTCAGTGTTCTGGCGGTAAAACGAGACTTTGAATTACTTCAAGTCAGGATCAACGGGATGGAAAAGTTGATTGCCCATCGTGAAAGCTCAATCAGGTCGATGGAAACCAGCATCGACTCGCTCAACACAGGGACcgaggaggggaaaagagaggatATGGCTGGGGTTCCCAAATGCCATAGCCATCAAGATCCCAAAGGGAGCACCTCAGACTATCATGAACGTCTCGACACTCGCGCTTCGCACACTGTCAGCACGCCAACTCTGACCGAGAGCCTGTTGGCGACTAATCCCAAAGCTCCCTTGGATATCCAGACTGGGATCGATCAGAAAGAGAGCCACACGTCCGCCTCAGCCAACACGATCCATAGCTATGGCCCCCCGACCTCGCCAGATACGACTCAAATGTCCAAGACATTCTTCCTAAACCTCTCCGTGAGCGACCCGGATGACGAGGCAGTTGCAATGGTGCTACGATGGTGGAGCGATGAATCCATGAAAAGCCGGATGCTACAACACCGAGTCTCAGAGCTTGTGAAAGCTCTTCAGGAGTCTGAGCGCCAGATTTTCGCTGTTCAGAGCCAAGAGCAGTGCAACGAGGGGCACATCCAGATGTTGCAGGAGCGTATGAGAGGATTTCATGGCCGCATTCCTCACATAGGTTAA